From the Leptospirales bacterium genome, one window contains:
- a CDS encoding DoxX family membrane protein, protein MKWIELVLRIIAGLMLLVVGADKLSPFLTHPQSAAGAVAFKGAMAATGYFLPFVGICEMIIGALLLSGQYLRLAALMLAPLVLNFLMYHIMLDPANLPGALFLFVTGAVIAWRRREAFAAMLQRS, encoded by the coding sequence ATGAAATGGATCGAACTTGTGCTGCGTATTATTGCCGGCCTGATGCTGCTGGTTGTCGGGGCTGATAAGCTATCCCCCTTCTTGACGCATCCCCAATCGGCCGCCGGCGCAGTTGCCTTCAAAGGCGCAATGGCTGCAACCGGCTACTTTTTGCCCTTTGTCGGCATTTGTGAGATGATCATCGGGGCCCTGCTACTTTCCGGGCAGTACCTGCGTCTGGCGGCGCTGATGCTGGCGCCGCTGGTGCTGAATTTTCTGATGTATCACATCATGCTGGACCCGGCCAATCTTCCTGGCGCGCTGTTTCTGTTTGTGACGGGAGCGGTCATTGCGTGGCGGCGTCGCGAAGCCTTTGCGGCCATGCTGCAGCGCAGCTAG
- a CDS encoding methyl-accepting chemotaxis protein produces the protein MHYSHWKIRTKFLALLAAQTLPLALVGGLSLWNIQRLIDVEARDKRLSDETVALQRFRTEQNRIRADVHQLSGAEVDRRGESETLVAIAESRKAARTQLRLLADRQSREWRDDVQRLVQAWTELDQDYEVKLFPLLRSGNYTAAERLIHGELFRQNNRITERCSVLTETMQGVMSARLEESRALASDVIAYVSLIMGLGLAASIGLTLFASSTLLQPLNTAVVLSRKIASGDLSADIRLDERRDEFGDLLAALKSMADSLRHYSAETTAAADSMAQASDGIFSGAADLAASSAQSATAITQTTATVEEVRKTAQLSSEKAVAVSERAQSSAGVAAAGREAVEKSIAGMGHLQEQMRSMAETIVQLSERSRAIGEIMAVVNDLAEQSNLLAVNAAIEASRAGEHGLGFSVVAGEVKSLASESKSAAAQVRTILSEIQQSISSAVMATEQSAKAAEAGMVQTRSAGQAIRDLTDSFALSADAALQIAAASQQQSIAVGQVAIAMDSIRVAAAQQASGAASAEKSARGLQDLSLRLRQSLGRFRVVAGS, from the coding sequence ATGCACTATTCACATTGGAAAATTCGCACCAAGTTTCTGGCTTTGCTTGCGGCCCAGACCCTGCCGTTGGCGCTGGTCGGCGGCCTTTCGCTCTGGAACATCCAGCGCTTAATCGACGTAGAGGCGCGAGACAAGCGACTCTCGGATGAAACGGTTGCTCTTCAACGCTTCAGGACTGAGCAGAATCGAATTCGCGCCGACGTTCATCAGTTGTCCGGTGCAGAAGTTGATCGTCGGGGGGAGTCTGAGACTCTAGTGGCGATCGCGGAAAGCAGAAAAGCTGCGAGAACCCAGCTGCGACTGCTTGCTGATCGCCAAAGTCGGGAATGGCGGGATGATGTTCAAAGACTGGTGCAAGCTTGGACTGAACTGGATCAAGACTATGAAGTGAAGCTTTTTCCTTTGCTTCGAAGCGGAAACTATACGGCGGCTGAGCGCTTGATTCATGGCGAACTATTTCGTCAGAACAATCGAATTACAGAGCGCTGCTCTGTGTTAACCGAAACGATGCAAGGGGTGATGAGCGCGCGACTGGAAGAATCTCGTGCGCTGGCTTCGGACGTCATTGCCTATGTTAGCTTGATCATGGGTCTCGGATTGGCCGCTTCCATCGGCCTTACATTGTTTGCGTCGTCAACCTTGCTGCAGCCGCTCAACACGGCGGTCGTTCTTTCCCGAAAAATTGCCTCCGGGGATTTGAGTGCGGACATCCGCCTGGACGAGCGACGCGATGAGTTTGGCGACCTGCTTGCTGCGCTGAAGTCGATGGCTGATAGTTTGCGCCATTACTCGGCGGAAACCACGGCAGCCGCCGACAGTATGGCGCAGGCTTCGGATGGAATCTTTTCAGGGGCTGCTGATCTTGCCGCCTCTTCGGCGCAATCGGCGACGGCAATTACTCAGACCACAGCAACCGTCGAAGAGGTCAGGAAGACGGCGCAACTTTCCAGCGAAAAAGCAGTCGCCGTGTCGGAGCGAGCCCAGTCTTCGGCGGGCGTCGCCGCCGCCGGTCGCGAGGCTGTGGAGAAAAGCATCGCCGGAATGGGTCATTTGCAAGAACAAATGCGATCGATGGCCGAGACCATTGTTCAGCTCTCCGAACGTAGTCGGGCCATTGGCGAGATCATGGCCGTCGTCAATGATCTTGCAGAGCAGTCCAACCTGCTTGCCGTAAATGCTGCGATAGAAGCATCGCGCGCCGGCGAACACGGCCTTGGATTTTCGGTAGTCGCCGGCGAAGTCAAGTCGCTTGCCAGCGAGTCAAAAAGCGCCGCTGCGCAGGTTCGGACGATCCTGTCCGAAATTCAACAATCGATCAGCAGCGCGGTAATGGCCACCGAGCAGAGCGCTAAAGCCGCCGAGGCCGGAATGGTTCAGACGCGTTCCGCCGGTCAGGCGATACGCGATTTGACCGATAGCTTTGCACTTTCGGCGGACGCCGCGCTGCAGATTGCCGCGGCCAGTCAGCAGCAATCGATCGCTGTCGGTCAGGTTGCGATCGCCATGGATAGCATTCGCGTTGCCGCAGCGCAGCAGGCCTCGGGCGCCGCCAGCGCCGAGAAATCAGCCAGGGGCTTGCAGGATTTGTCGCTGCGTCTGCGGCAAAGCCTCGGTCGATTCAGGGTTGTGGCCGGGTCATGA
- a CDS encoding cyclic nucleotide-binding domain-containing protein — MSLSLKEKGRPLSYVTGDYLYHADYTLGEPSVFLILEGEIEVVRRYNPIQKETFRFGKGELVGLLEVYTGSSRVTDAIARGDVRALGFSRAEVERNMAHDLKLGIMAIRSLSRMLRQANDRIKTLN; from the coding sequence ATGTCTCTATCATTAAAAGAAAAAGGTCGGCCGCTTTCCTACGTGACCGGCGACTACCTTTACCATGCCGACTATACGCTGGGCGAGCCTTCCGTTTTCCTGATCCTGGAAGGCGAGATCGAGGTTGTTCGACGCTACAATCCCATACAGAAAGAGACCTTTCGCTTTGGCAAAGGAGAGCTGGTGGGATTGCTTGAAGTCTACACCGGCAGTTCGCGCGTGACCGATGCCATCGCCCGCGGCGATGTTCGCGCCCTGGGCTTCTCCAGGGCCGAGGTGGAGCGCAATATGGCGCACGATCTGAAACTTGGAATTATGGCCATTCGTTCCTTGAGTCGAATGTTACGCCAGGCAAATGACCGCATCAAGACCCTGAACTGA
- the rpsR gene encoding 30S ribosomal protein S18, whose product MSEEQNKAAEQEAGQRSEERGREEGQSEGEGHFERKKQRPRYRKKVLDTRNLVLDYKHPEVLERFLSKTGKILPRRMTGATARIQRRIAREIKRARQISLAPFTRR is encoded by the coding sequence ATGAGCGAAGAGCAGAACAAGGCAGCGGAACAAGAGGCAGGCCAGCGCAGCGAAGAGCGTGGACGGGAAGAAGGCCAGAGCGAAGGCGAGGGCCACTTTGAGCGCAAAAAGCAGCGTCCGCGTTACCGTAAAAAGGTCCTCGATACCCGCAATCTGGTGCTGGACTACAAGCATCCCGAGGTTCTGGAACGCTTTCTTTCCAAGACTGGCAAGATCCTGCCGCGCCGCATGACCGGCGCCACCGCTCGAATCCAGCGCCGGATTGCGCGAGAGATCAAGCGCGCTCGCCAGATCAGCCTGGCCCCCTTCACCCGCCGATAA
- a CDS encoding LytTR family transcriptional regulator DNA-binding domain-containing protein, which produces MKRILAWIAILLAVGMILSFFAGVFQIPMSLELIVFFLIASLLVGGATSASCYWLASLHLRWTLARLLGAGALAAIAWSLLLCHLLVELIYPLLSIKGFQPSFAVIAPAITFLSLCITTLSTLIEWNLALRPVAGGLDGQAASARSDAATGAFEAVPSADSIAIREGDVHHRIALDSICYLASADDRTVIHTTERQYVTARPLKDLLTALPDRFVRIHKSYALNLSWIARLQYYMGGRYLAYLRDDEETNLPVGRKYAADLRSRMGIVGR; this is translated from the coding sequence ATGAAGCGGATACTGGCGTGGATTGCGATCCTGCTGGCCGTCGGTATGATCTTGAGTTTTTTTGCCGGCGTCTTTCAGATTCCGATGTCGCTGGAACTGATTGTCTTTTTTCTGATCGCGTCACTGCTGGTGGGCGGCGCCACCAGCGCTAGCTGCTACTGGCTTGCATCATTGCATCTGCGCTGGACTCTGGCCAGGCTGCTGGGCGCCGGCGCGCTGGCGGCGATTGCCTGGTCGCTGCTGCTTTGCCATTTGCTGGTCGAACTTATCTATCCTCTGCTCTCGATCAAAGGCTTTCAGCCCTCCTTTGCGGTCATTGCCCCGGCTATAACCTTTCTTTCGCTCTGCATAACCACGCTCAGCACGCTGATCGAATGGAATCTGGCGTTGCGTCCGGTCGCGGGCGGATTGGACGGCCAGGCCGCTTCTGCTCGATCGGACGCTGCGACAGGCGCCTTTGAAGCCGTCCCGTCGGCAGACAGCATCGCCATTCGCGAAGGCGATGTCCACCATCGCATTGCGCTGGATTCAATCTGTTATCTGGCAAGCGCCGATGATCGTACGGTCATACACACTACGGAGCGGCAATATGTAACCGCCAGGCCGCTCAAGGATTTGCTGACTGCGCTTCCGGACCGCTTTGTCCGCATCCACAAGAGCTACGCCTTGAACTTGAGCTGGATTGCACGACTGCAGTACTACATGGGCGGCCGTTATCTGGCCTATCTTCGGGATGACGAGGAAACCAACCTCCCTGTTGGACGGAAATACGCCGCCGACCTGCGCTCCCGGATGGGCATAGTCGGACGTTGA
- a CDS encoding chemotaxis protein CheW, protein MSLIANEAKPAQQVDELREANVLRERAALLARPRQSSSSSESNQVLLQFSSCGQRFAVDALAAAGVAYVNRAIRLPNTPARLRGLVRVGGETLYVIDLAAFLGRTASAAPLPSRFLALRLALSNRSACIEIESDVNVATVSSVDMVRVTAESALQHSSAVSGMLSDGRIILDAAELLQLAAAQEKN, encoded by the coding sequence ATGAGCTTGATTGCAAATGAGGCTAAGCCGGCGCAGCAAGTAGACGAGCTGCGCGAGGCGAATGTCCTAAGGGAGCGCGCCGCGCTACTGGCCCGTCCCAGGCAAAGTTCTTCCAGTTCTGAGTCGAATCAAGTCTTGCTGCAATTCAGCAGCTGTGGACAGCGCTTTGCCGTCGACGCTCTGGCGGCGGCCGGCGTTGCTTATGTGAATCGAGCGATACGACTGCCAAATACGCCGGCGCGGTTGCGCGGCCTGGTTCGCGTCGGCGGTGAGACGCTCTATGTGATCGACCTTGCCGCATTTCTCGGGCGCACTGCATCCGCAGCGCCTCTTCCCTCGCGTTTTCTCGCCCTGCGGCTGGCGCTATCGAATCGCTCAGCCTGCATTGAAATCGAAAGCGACGTCAACGTCGCCACAGTGTCCAGCGTCGACATGGTTCGTGTGACAGCCGAATCCGCCCTGCAGCATTCGTCGGCCGTGTCGGGCATGCTATCCGATGGTCGGATCATTCTCGATGCCGCCGAACTGCTTCAGCTGGCGGCTGCCCAGGAGAAAAACTAA
- a CDS encoding chemotaxis protein CheW translates to MAAENRNCLALVCYAGEQRVAFRLPQIVRVVAAAALQQSPDAPEHLLGLLNLGGEIIPVFDLLFMLGAGRHRLRASDSFVLVQAEGRRFGFRVTGIDAIVAIPEASVRLLSDFQIEGELHGAVVAAEDGTLLLMTPERLTLPDALRMMPIAAGSGI, encoded by the coding sequence TTGGCCGCCGAGAATCGAAATTGCCTGGCCCTGGTCTGTTATGCGGGTGAGCAGCGCGTAGCCTTTCGTTTGCCGCAGATCGTGCGCGTGGTTGCCGCCGCCGCCCTGCAGCAGTCGCCCGATGCACCTGAGCATCTGCTGGGCCTGCTGAATCTTGGCGGCGAGATCATCCCTGTATTCGATTTACTCTTTATGCTGGGCGCTGGCCGTCATCGTCTGCGCGCCAGCGACAGCTTTGTGCTTGTTCAGGCCGAAGGGCGGCGTTTTGGCTTTCGGGTTACTGGCATCGACGCCATTGTCGCAATTCCAGAAGCCTCGGTGCGTCTGCTTTCCGATTTTCAGATCGAGGGCGAACTGCACGGCGCCGTTGTCGCCGCGGAAGATGGAACCCTGCTGCTGATGACGCCAGAGCGTCTGACGCTGCCCGACGCCTTGCGTATGATGCCCATTGCAGCGGGGAGCGGCATCTGA
- a CDS encoding cyclic nucleotide-binding domain-containing protein, whose translation MEANAADADLMKLGFEGEQAITAELFMKYGKTYEPRQIIIREGEFGREVYLIISGRVVVTERLNKGSYRVLNSLGPGEIFGEMSMIENVPRSATLIAASSAKILKLAPNAFEMIFRSHPRWAFKILSALSRRILTAFSQVESYYGSR comes from the coding sequence ATGGAAGCAAACGCAGCAGACGCCGATTTGATGAAGCTGGGCTTCGAGGGCGAGCAGGCCATCACCGCCGAGCTGTTTATGAAGTACGGCAAGACCTACGAGCCGCGGCAAATCATTATCCGTGAGGGCGAGTTCGGGCGCGAGGTGTATCTGATCATTTCGGGACGGGTGGTGGTGACGGAGCGTTTGAACAAGGGTTCCTACCGCGTGCTCAATTCCCTGGGGCCGGGCGAAATCTTTGGCGAAATGTCGATGATCGAAAACGTGCCACGCTCGGCCACTTTGATAGCCGCCAGCTCCGCCAAGATTCTGAAGCTGGCGCCCAATGCATTTGAGATGATTTTTCGCAGTCATCCGCGCTGGGCCTTCAAAATCTTGAGCGCGCTCTCGCGGCGGATCCTCACTGCCTTCAGCCAGGTCGAAAGTTACTATGGCTCCCGCTGA
- a CDS encoding 2-oxoglutarate dehydrogenase E1 component, translated as MSRDQSTSVLNSANLEILEQLYEQFSSNPQSVPADWREFFIQMERSPQAANAGGAAQAVSLLAGAGKLAEQQTRDITDLHMKALLLVQAYRRHGHFAADTDPLGFKKHNRDHLGLEDHRLTEADLDRDVIAWIGAREVRTTLRNLVARMEKTYCSSIGVEFFYIRDEDRRRWMMERLESEQHLSKLPANVQLMIFDKLYNAEYFEKFIHTRFPGKKRFSLEGGESLIPALSSIIENADRFNIQQIVLGMAHRGRLNVLTNILGKDPAQIFAEFNENLAHEEEEMAGDVKYHLGYSNDVETLGGQRVHLSLAFNPSHLEVINAVVLGSCRARQTRSKDQTRSNNLPVLIHGDAALAGQGINYETLNMSGLRGYSVGGAIHIVVNNQIGFTTEPSDSRSTQYCTDVAKMLQSPIFHVNGNDPEACYRAIMLSLEFRQRFQSDVFLDIICYRRWGHNETDEPAFTQPVVYNRIRHLPTTAKIYEDRLLAEGIHASEIQAIKDRVHARLEEALQRVKEGQLKVEMEAFSGAWSGFQKAESTAQLNPETGVDREHLEVIAEHITRLPEGFRPNSKIARLLEQRRQMSSSRESRLDWGMAETLAYGSLLMEGTSIRISGQDAKRGTFSHRHAAIFDMESGAEHIALASLNSEARFEVINSLLSEEAVLGFEFGFSLADPRHLTIWEAQFGDFVNGAQVVIDQFICSCEAKWNRQSGLVMLLPHGYEGQGPEHSSARPERFLQLCSQNNIQVCNPSTPAQYFHLIRRQMKRQFRKPLIVLSPKSLLRLPEAASSFGDLCEGRFQEVIDERDPAIDPKNVERVLFCTGKIYYELVAERKKREQQNVAIVSVEQLYLYPVNEIAGVLQRYSMASEVGWVQEEPRNQGAWTFIESRLNSQLRPNQRLHYFGRTPSPSPATGYHKVHQREQQGILDAALKLHSHAAMHN; from the coding sequence ATGAGCAGAGACCAGTCGACCTCGGTCCTCAACAGCGCAAACCTAGAAATACTCGAACAACTTTACGAACAATTCAGTTCTAACCCGCAGTCTGTTCCGGCCGACTGGCGGGAATTTTTTATTCAAATGGAGCGTTCGCCGCAAGCGGCGAACGCCGGCGGCGCGGCTCAGGCCGTCTCTCTGCTTGCCGGCGCCGGAAAACTGGCCGAGCAGCAAACCCGGGATATTACCGACCTGCACATGAAGGCTCTGCTGCTGGTGCAGGCTTATCGCCGACACGGACATTTCGCCGCCGATACAGATCCGCTTGGATTCAAGAAACACAATCGCGATCATCTTGGTCTGGAAGATCATCGGCTTACGGAAGCGGATCTGGATCGCGATGTGATCGCATGGATTGGCGCTCGCGAAGTGCGCACCACCCTGCGCAATCTAGTGGCGCGTATGGAGAAGACCTACTGCTCCTCCATCGGCGTAGAATTTTTCTACATTCGCGACGAGGACCGTCGGCGCTGGATGATGGAGCGCCTCGAATCGGAGCAGCACCTGAGCAAGTTGCCGGCAAACGTGCAGCTGATGATCTTCGACAAGCTCTACAATGCTGAATACTTCGAGAAGTTCATCCACACCCGCTTTCCGGGCAAGAAGCGCTTTTCGCTGGAGGGCGGAGAAAGCCTGATCCCGGCGCTGTCCTCGATCATTGAAAACGCCGATCGCTTCAACATTCAACAGATTGTACTGGGTATGGCCCACCGCGGTCGTTTGAATGTGTTAACCAATATTCTTGGCAAAGACCCGGCGCAGATCTTTGCCGAATTCAATGAGAACCTGGCCCACGAAGAAGAGGAGATGGCCGGCGATGTGAAGTACCACCTGGGCTATTCCAATGATGTAGAGACCCTGGGCGGCCAGCGCGTGCACCTCAGCCTGGCCTTCAATCCCAGCCACCTTGAGGTCATCAACGCCGTCGTACTTGGCTCCTGTCGAGCGCGGCAGACGCGCAGCAAGGATCAAACGCGCAGCAACAATCTGCCGGTGCTGATTCACGGCGACGCAGCCCTCGCCGGTCAGGGCATCAACTACGAGACGCTGAACATGAGCGGACTGCGCGGCTACAGCGTCGGCGGCGCCATTCATATCGTTGTGAATAACCAGATTGGCTTCACCACGGAGCCCAGCGATTCACGTTCCACGCAGTACTGCACAGACGTTGCCAAAATGCTGCAGTCGCCGATTTTCCACGTTAACGGCAATGATCCCGAGGCCTGCTATCGAGCGATCATGCTCAGTCTTGAGTTCCGTCAGCGCTTTCAGAGCGATGTATTTCTGGATATTATCTGCTATCGGCGCTGGGGACACAATGAGACCGACGAGCCGGCTTTCACCCAGCCGGTAGTCTACAATCGCATCCGTCATTTGCCCACCACTGCCAAGATCTACGAGGATCGACTGCTGGCCGAAGGCATCCACGCCTCCGAGATCCAGGCCATCAAGGACCGCGTGCATGCGCGCCTGGAAGAGGCGTTGCAGCGCGTCAAAGAAGGACAACTCAAGGTAGAGATGGAGGCTTTTTCAGGGGCCTGGTCGGGCTTCCAGAAAGCAGAATCGACAGCGCAGCTCAATCCGGAGACCGGCGTCGATCGCGAACACCTGGAGGTGATTGCCGAGCACATCACGCGCTTGCCAGAGGGTTTCCGGCCCAACAGTAAGATCGCCCGCTTGCTGGAGCAGCGGCGGCAGATGTCTTCCTCGCGCGAATCGCGTCTGGATTGGGGCATGGCCGAAACCCTGGCCTACGGATCTCTTCTTATGGAAGGAACAAGTATTCGCATTTCTGGCCAGGACGCCAAACGCGGCACTTTCAGCCATCGCCACGCAGCGATCTTCGATATGGAAAGCGGCGCCGAACATATTGCCCTGGCCAGCCTGAATAGCGAGGCGCGCTTCGAAGTCATCAATAGCCTGCTATCGGAAGAAGCGGTGCTGGGCTTCGAGTTTGGCTTTTCCCTCGCCGATCCGCGTCATCTGACAATCTGGGAAGCGCAATTTGGCGATTTTGTAAACGGCGCCCAGGTGGTAATCGACCAGTTCATTTGCAGCTGTGAAGCCAAATGGAACCGTCAAAGCGGTCTGGTGATGCTCTTGCCGCACGGTTACGAGGGCCAGGGTCCGGAGCACTCCAGCGCGCGACCGGAGCGCTTCTTGCAGCTTTGCTCGCAGAATAACATCCAGGTTTGCAATCCATCGACGCCGGCCCAGTATTTCCATCTGATCCGCCGCCAGATGAAGCGGCAGTTCCGCAAACCATTGATTGTTCTTTCGCCCAAGTCCTTGCTGCGCTTGCCAGAAGCGGCCAGTTCCTTTGGCGACCTGTGCGAGGGCCGCTTTCAAGAGGTGATCGATGAGCGCGATCCCGCCATCGATCCGAAGAATGTGGAGCGCGTGTTGTTTTGCACTGGGAAGATCTACTACGAGCTGGTTGCCGAACGCAAAAAACGCGAGCAGCAAAACGTAGCCATCGTCAGCGTCGAACAGCTCTATCTCTATCCGGTCAATGAGATCGCCGGCGTACTGCAGCGCTATTCCATGGCCAGCGAAGTTGGCTGGGTTCAGGAGGAGCCGCGCAACCAGGGGGCGTGGACTTTCATCGAAAGCAGGCTGAATTCGCAGCTGCGTCCCAACCAGCGACTGCACTACTTTGGACGCACCCCCTCGCCCAGCCCGGCGACCGGCTACCACAAGGTGCACCAACGCGAACAGCAGGGCATTCTGGATGCGGCTTTGAAGTTGCACAGCCACGCCGCGATGCATAATTAA
- a CDS encoding acetylxylan esterase — MRFSFDECFQSFPTATPPANLRQFWEGGLAQLRRIPVDPRQKMVLSRSLGRESQNEISFASAGGQRLHGFLAIPRRRGRVPVVISFHDYQQEIDSERSYTQHGVAHLSFWLRGHQQEATVASADQAPAPPALLQDAGLEPPENSYLFGCFLDAVRAIDFLKLNRSIDSQRIGVVGRGLGAAMAVFAAAAMPENVKALALERPALLWSDCWLSLARSPLCSEARRLLDRSQRARSRGKRALLLFDGLNWSAAIKQPTLVQTGLDDELNPPRPAFGFFNRLQTDKTMEIFTEEPPEGPLRAERLKSLQYLSARLSNEDGSAPLDES; from the coding sequence ATGCGCTTTTCCTTCGACGAGTGCTTCCAGAGTTTCCCCACCGCAACGCCGCCGGCCAACCTGCGCCAGTTCTGGGAGGGCGGTTTGGCCCAGCTGCGCCGCATCCCGGTCGATCCACGCCAGAAAATGGTATTATCGCGCTCGCTGGGCCGTGAATCGCAAAATGAGATAAGCTTTGCCAGCGCCGGCGGCCAGCGCCTGCACGGCTTTCTCGCCATCCCGCGTCGCCGCGGCCGCGTTCCTGTGGTGATTTCCTTCCATGATTACCAGCAGGAAATCGACAGTGAGCGCAGCTACACGCAGCATGGAGTCGCCCATCTCTCTTTCTGGCTGCGCGGCCACCAGCAAGAGGCCACAGTCGCTTCAGCCGATCAAGCGCCGGCGCCGCCCGCCCTGTTACAGGATGCGGGACTGGAGCCGCCGGAGAATAGCTACCTGTTCGGTTGCTTTCTGGATGCAGTACGCGCCATTGATTTCCTGAAGCTCAACCGCTCCATAGACTCCCAGCGTATTGGCGTGGTCGGTCGCGGCCTTGGCGCTGCCATGGCTGTCTTCGCCGCCGCCGCCATGCCGGAAAACGTGAAGGCTCTGGCGCTTGAGCGACCGGCGCTGCTCTGGTCTGATTGCTGGCTTTCTCTGGCGCGCTCGCCGCTCTGCAGCGAGGCCCGCCGCTTGCTGGATCGCTCGCAGCGGGCGCGATCCCGCGGAAAAAGGGCGCTATTGCTGTTCGATGGGCTCAACTGGTCGGCGGCCATCAAACAACCAACCCTGGTCCAAACCGGCCTCGACGATGAGCTCAATCCGCCGCGACCGGCCTTTGGATTCTTCAACCGCCTGCAGACCGATAAGACCATGGAAATTTTTACGGAGGAGCCCCCGGAAGGCCCGCTGCGCGCTGAACGCCTGAAGTCCCTGCAATACCTCTCCGCTCGCTTGAGCAACGAGGATGGGTCCGCGCCCCTCGACGAAAGCTAA
- a CDS encoding NAD(P)/FAD-dependent oxidoreductase: MNETRNKRVEVEEIDGERWDAIFIGSGIGSLAAAALLARRKNLRCLILERHYRAGGFTHAFERKGYSWDVGIHYIGGMRPGSSLYQLLNYISNGTLRWQAMPHNFDCFHYPDLDFAQPANAVEFQQRLIATFPAEQKAIERYFRDLRRATNWLSLYVMSRILPAPAARLVGWYSTLRSGLALQTTGQYLQRNFKDRRLRALLASQWGDYGLPPGESAFVIHATIASHYLEGGWYPVGGGSAILAAIEPVIAAAGGELRVNHEVLEILQNENGAACGVRVACGAGSRKTVRIFRAPVIVSDAGAVNTYGRLLNEPAPFLKQLQSLPSPKSAVTLYLGLNRDPRSLGFAGENHWIYSDFDHDSVPHSMDELLAGRPRMAFLSFPSMKDPQARKHTAEIISFADYAPFASFADSPWKNRGEKYEAMKERIGQGLLATVERQFPGFSALVDYSELSTPVTVEHFANFEKGAIYGIPVAPERYRLRWLGPRSHIKGLYLTGADCVSLGIGGALVGAVASAAAILGGPSFMNIMRDAMLSGSAPVEASEEDADQANISKPEAVGAGNKG, encoded by the coding sequence ATGAACGAAACAAGAAACAAACGTGTTGAAGTCGAAGAAATAGACGGCGAGCGCTGGGATGCGATATTCATAGGATCGGGCATTGGTTCGCTGGCGGCGGCGGCGCTTCTGGCGCGGCGCAAGAATCTGCGCTGCTTGATACTCGAACGACACTATCGCGCCGGCGGCTTTACCCACGCCTTCGAACGCAAAGGCTACAGCTGGGATGTGGGCATCCACTACATCGGCGGCATGCGCCCCGGTTCGTCGCTCTACCAGCTCCTGAACTATATTTCCAACGGGACCCTGCGCTGGCAGGCAATGCCGCACAACTTCGACTGCTTTCACTATCCTGATCTGGATTTTGCGCAGCCGGCCAATGCCGTCGAATTTCAGCAACGCCTGATTGCGACCTTTCCAGCCGAGCAAAAAGCAATCGAACGCTATTTTCGCGACCTGCGACGCGCAACTAATTGGCTCTCGCTCTATGTGATGAGCCGCATCTTGCCGGCGCCTGCGGCGCGGCTGGTTGGCTGGTATTCGACTTTACGATCGGGCCTGGCCTTGCAAACAACCGGTCAGTACCTGCAGCGCAATTTCAAGGACCGGCGATTGCGGGCGCTTCTGGCCTCCCAGTGGGGCGACTACGGTCTGCCGCCCGGCGAGAGCGCCTTTGTGATTCATGCGACAATTGCCAGCCACTACCTGGAAGGCGGTTGGTATCCGGTTGGCGGCGGCTCAGCAATCCTTGCGGCCATTGAACCGGTGATCGCCGCGGCAGGCGGCGAGCTGCGCGTCAATCATGAGGTTCTGGAGATCTTACAAAATGAGAATGGCGCCGCCTGTGGAGTGCGCGTCGCCTGTGGCGCCGGAAGTCGCAAGACGGTGCGCATTTTCCGCGCGCCGGTGATTGTCTCTGACGCCGGCGCCGTAAATACCTACGGGCGCTTGCTGAACGAGCCGGCCCCATTTCTGAAGCAATTGCAGAGTCTGCCTTCGCCGAAGAGCGCTGTGACACTGTATCTTGGTCTGAATCGCGACCCGCGCAGCCTGGGGTTTGCGGGCGAGAATCACTGGATCTATTCCGACTTCGATCATGATTCCGTTCCCCACTCGATGGATGAGCTGCTTGCCGGCCGTCCGCGGATGGCCTTTCTCTCATTTCCTTCTATGAAAGACCCGCAGGCGCGCAAGCATACGGCGGAGATCATCAGCTTTGCCGACTATGCGCCCTTTGCGTCTTTTGCCGATTCGCCCTGGAAAAACCGCGGCGAAAAATATGAGGCAATGAAAGAGCGCATCGGTCAGGGGCTGCTGGCCACGGTGGAGCGACAATTTCCCGGTTTTTCGGCGCTGGTCGACTACTCCGAGCTCTCAACGCCGGTCACCGTGGAGCATTTCGCCAATTTTGAAAAGGGGGCCATCTACGGCATTCCGGTGGCGCCGGAGCGCTATCGGCTGCGCTGGCTTGGGCCCCGGTCGCACATCAAAGGCCTCTACCTGACCGGCGCGGACTGTGTGTCGCTGGGAATTGGCGGGGCCTTGGTGGGCGCTGTAGCCTCAGCCGCGGCGATCCTTGGCGGACCATCCTTCATGAATATCATGCGCGACGCCATGCTTTCGGGAAGCGCCCCGGTCGAAGCCTCGGAAGAGGACGCCGATCAGGCGAATATTTCCAAACCCGAAGCGGTCGGGGCCGGAAATAAAGGCTGA